In the Oncorhynchus tshawytscha isolate Ot180627B linkage group LG17, Otsh_v2.0, whole genome shotgun sequence genome, one interval contains:
- the LOC112217188 gene encoding uncharacterized protein LOC112217188 — protein sequence MIQEVLLFLLLAVRASPVLMAEVSVLEGSSVTLLCGYSVKDHGYNTCWGRNCYYNYWGECGCSEPRVIKKAAISPNDPKKYSLSGEKLTISNLQLKDRGSYCCCVDIASVFSRDYTEYYNLKVVKGCERNLMKGVDFRINNMDHSPPFVTNASQCRQKCTEHYNCQYFTFVGKEAGINNRHSCFLMASTDDMPVTIQYFEHATSGYSLKNCSGIITYTAKKYSLILEEKNWTEAQEHCRQHYTNLSIIHTEEDWEAIQSSLGNFTGDVWIGLHRPGSTEKWKWSDGEDFMFFNWENGFGVHAVGHDCVLSISSHWQPVSCATQRQYMCQREVHHGNGTTEKVYELMPGTKTQQDALKDCKSKSRDLASILNQKEQEAFDEVTEGDTWIGLEHNNSNTLWEWSNGEPFQQWENTRVDGNCVQLNRKWRPKDCSRQSAFLCYGDEHPINNTGDLNTPVTPETTSPTSTGPPSTEMFTTTPTTSPTTTTNGQSTTSRTTTTKGQSTTSPTTTTNGQSTTSPTTTTNGQSTTSPTTTTNGQSTTSPTTTTRTVTINGQSTTSPTTTTNGQSTTSPTTTTNGQSTTSPNATTKGQSTTSPTTTTKGQSTTSPTTTTKGQSTTSPTTTTNGQSTTSPTTTSNGQSTTSPITTSKGQSTTSPTTTTNGQSTTSPTTTTKGQSTTSPTTTTKGQSTTSPTTTTKGQSTTSPTTTTKGQSTTSPTITINGQSTTSPTTTTDRQSTTLPTSTSSGQLTSSGFTSPNSQPTSSPSSTTSPLHPNYLHFFNESKSWINSLKFCKSRGSKSNLVQITNQTVHADVTQLLANVELQCGEVWIGLERSIFEWNAPWLWTSSDVDKVVKYSEWHSCSPLNPINYHCGKMVRVGNGELKWLDASCHQELPFICQDLH from the exons ATGATACAGGAAGTACTTCTATTCCTGCTGCTGG CAGTCAGGGCCTCACCAGTGTTGATGGCTGAGGTGTCAGTACTGGAGGGAAGCTCTGTGACCCTTCTCTGCGGATACTCTGTGAAGGATCACGGGTATAACACATGCTGGGGCAGAAATTGTTATTACAATTACTGGGGTGAATGTGgatgttctgaacccagagtgatCAAGAAGGCTGCCATCTCACCTAATGACCCCAAAAAATACAGCCTCAGCGGGGAAAAGCTCACCATTTCCAACCTTCAGTTGAAGGACAGGGGGAGTTACTGCTGTTGTGTAGATATCGCAAGTGTATTTTCCCGAGACTATACAGAATATTACAATCTAAAGGTAGTAAAAG GTTGTGAGAGGAACCTAATGAAAGGAGTGGATTTTAGGATAAATAATATGGATCATTCGCCGCCATTCGTAACTAATGCAAGTCAGTGCAGGCAGAAATGCACCGAACATTACAATTGCCAGTACTTCACATTTGTTGGGAAAGAAGCAGGAATAAATAACAG ACACTCATGTTTTCTGATGGCCTCAACTGATGATATGCCTGTCACAATACAATACTTTGAACATGCAACCTCAGGCTACTCCCTGAAAAACTGCAGTGGTATCA TCACCTACACAGCCAAAAAGTACAGCCTCATCCTTGAGGAGAAAAACTGGACCGAAGCACAAGAGCActgcagacaacactacacaaACCTGTCCATCATACACACAGAAGAGGATTGGGAGGCAATTCAATCTTCTTTGGGTAATTTCACCGGTGATGTGTGGATTGGGCTCCATAGGCCTGGTTCAACTGAAAAGTGGAAGTGGTCTGATGGAGAGGATTTCATGTTCTTTAACTGGGAAAATGGTTTTGGTGTCCACGCCGTGGGTCATGACTGTGTCTTGTCTATTTCATCTCACTGGCAACCAGTCTCTTGTGCAACTCAAAGACAGTATATGTGTCAACGAG AAGTTCATCATGGTAATGGAACAACAGAGAAGGTGTATGAGCTGATGCCTGGGACAAAGACGCAGCAGGATGCTCTGAAAGACTGCAAGAGCAAAAGCAGAGATCTGGCAAGTATCCTAAACCAGAAAGAACAGGAAGCCTTTGATGAGGTGACTGAAGGGGACACCTGGATTGGACTTGagcacaacaacagcaacacACTATGGGAATGGTCAAATGGAGAACCATTTCAGCAATGGGAAAACACCAGGGTAGATGGAAACTGTGTACAGCTGAACAGAAAATGGAGACCAAAAGATTGCTCTCGTCAAAGTGCTTTCCTTTGCTATGGAG ATGAACATCCAATTAACAACACCGGGGATTTAAACACTCCTGTTACACCTGAAACCACCAGCCCTACTTCAACTGGACCTCCGTCTACAGAAATGTTTACCACAACACCTACCACCTCaccaactaccactactaatggacagtcCACCACCTCACGAACTACCACTACTAAGGGACAGTCCACCACCTCaccaactaccactactaatggacagtccaccacatcaccaactaccactactaatggacagtccaccacctcaccaactaccactactaatggacagtccaccacctcaccaactaccactacta GGACAGTCActattaatggacagtccaccacatcaccaactaccactactaatggacagtccaccacctcaccaactaccactactaatggacagtcCACCACCTCACCAAATGCCACTACTAAGGGACAGTCCACCACCTCACCAACTACCACTACTAAGGGACAGTCCACCACCTCACCAACTACCACTACTAAGGGACAGTCCACCACCTCaccaactaccactactaatggacagtcCACCACCTCACCAACTACCACTAGTAATGGACAGTCCACCACCTCACCAATTACCACTAGTAAGGGACAGTCCACCACCTCaccaactaccactactaatggacagtcCACCACCTCACCAACTACCACTACTAAGGGACAGTCCACCACCTCACCAACTACCACTACTAAGGGACAGTCCACCACCTCACCAACTACCACTACTAAGGGACAGTCCACCACCTCACCAACTACCACTACTAAGGGACAGTCCACCACCTCACCAACTATCActattaatggacagtccaccacCTCACCAACTACCACTACTGACAGACAGTCCACCACACTACCAACCTCAACTTCCAGTGGACAGCTGACCTCATCAGGTTTCACCTCCCCAAACAGTCAGCCAACATCCTCCCCCAGTAGTACAACTTCTCCACTCCATCCTA ATTACCTGCACTTCTTCAACGAGTCCAAGAGCTGGATCAATTCCCTGAAGTTCTGTAAAAGTCGTGGCTCCAAGTCTAACCTGGTGCAAATCACCAACCAGACTGTGCATGCTGACGTGACCCAGCTCCTGGCCAACGTGGAGCTGCAATGTGGGGAAGTGTGGATTGGTCTGGAGCGGTCCATCTTTGAGTGGAACGCCCCCTGGCTGTGGACCAGTAGTGATGTTGATAAGGTGGTGAAGTACAGTGAGTGGCACAGCTGCTCCCCCCTCAACCCCATCAATTACCACTGTGGTAAGATGGTCCGGGTTGGTAACGGAGAACTGAAGTGGCTGGATGCTTCCTGTCATCAGGAATTACCCTTCATCTGTCAAG ATCTCCACTAG